The Clostridia bacterium genome includes a window with the following:
- the nifU gene encoding Fe-S cluster assembly scaffold protein NifU — MYSQKVMDHFTCPRNVGEIKDADGIGQVGNPVCGDIMRLYIKVEGDIIKDVKFKTFGCGAAIATSSMVTEMVKGKSIQEALAISNRAVAEALDGLPANKMHCSNLAADALHAAIRDYQQRLARAG, encoded by the coding sequence CCAAAAAGTAATGGATCATTTCACCTGCCCTCGCAATGTGGGTGAGATTAAAGATGCAGATGGGATTGGCCAGGTCGGGAACCCAGTTTGCGGGGACATTATGCGCCTTTATATTAAGGTTGAAGGCGATATAATTAAGGACGTTAAGTTTAAGACTTTTGGTTGCGGCGCCGCTATCGCCACTAGTAGTATGGTTACGGAGATGGTTAAAGGTAAGAGCATTCAGGAGGCCTTAGCTATTTCTAACCGCGCTGTCGCCGAAGCTCTGGATGGGTTGCCTGCCAACAAGATGCATTGTTCCAATTTGGCGGCCGATGCGTTACATGCGGCAATTCGTGACTACCAACAGAGATTGGCCCGAGCCGGTTAA